The genomic DNA AGCCGCTCCGCGATGGCCAGTACCTTGCCCAGTGCGGACAACGCGATGTCGTCGCCACCGAACCGCGGCTGGTAGGCCTCGTCGATGGCCAACGCGACGTCGGGCGACTCGCCGCCCGTCACCGCATAATGCCGGCCTGCGATGCCCTGCAGCTCCGGGAACTCATTGACCATGCGCGACTGCAGATCGTTCTTGGCCAGCTGCGCCGCACGCTTTGCCAGGATCGGTTCGGCACCGACCTGCGGCGCGATGGCTTCGGCGAGCGCGACGACGCGTGCGACCTTGTCCGCCACACTGCCAAGCTTGGCCTGGTAGGTCACGGTCTTCAGGCCGTCACCCATGGATTCCAGCCCCTGCTTCAGGTCTTCGTCGAAGAAGAACTTGGCATCGGCGAAACGCGGACGGATCACCCGCTCATAGCCCTTGGCGACTTCGGCCACGTCCTTGGACTCGATGTTGGCGATGCCGATGAACTTCTCGGTCAGCTTGCCGCCATCGTCCAGCACGGGGAAGAACTTCTGGTTGATCTCCATCGTCTCGATCAGCGCTTCCTGCGGTACCGCCAGGAACGCGCGCTCGAAGCTGCACAGCACGGCCGACGGCCACTCCACCAGGTTGACCACCTGGCCGAGGTTGTCATCGGTGATGCGGGCGCTGCCACCCGCTTCGGCGGCTGCCGCCTGCACCTGGGCGACGATGCGCTCACGACGCTCCTGCGGGTCCACGAGCACGAAGGCCGAACGCAGCGATTCCACGTAATCCTGCGGCTGCGTCAGCCACACGGTCTTGTCGTGGTGGAAACGGTGGCCGCGGCTCATGCGGTCTGCCTTCAGGCCGAACAGCTCGGCGTCGACGATGTCCGCACCGTGCAACAGCACCAGCCAGTGCACCGGGCGGGCGAAGCCCCATGCATGGTCGCCCCAGCGCATCGGCTTGGGGATGGGCATGGCCGCTATGGCCTCGCGCAGCACCTCCGGCAGCAGCTCGGCGGTACGCGCGCCCGGCTTCACCGCGCGGTGGACGAAGCGCTCACCCTTGGCGTCGCTGGTCTTTTCCAGCG from Stenotrophomonas sp. 169 includes the following:
- the glyS gene encoding glycine--tRNA ligase subunit beta — translated: MSHLSPLLIELGTEELPVKALPGLAQAFFDGIVDGLRKRGVELDLGDARPLSTPRRLAVLLPGVGTEQPEQRSEVLGPYLNIALDAHGQPTKALQGFAAKAGIDWTALEKTSDAKGERFVHRAVKPGARTAELLPEVLREAIAAMPIPKPMRWGDHAWGFARPVHWLVLLHGADIVDAELFGLKADRMSRGHRFHHDKTVWLTQPQDYVESLRSAFVLVDPQERRERIVAQVQAAAAEAGGSARITDDNLGQVVNLVEWPSAVLCSFERAFLAVPQEALIETMEINQKFFPVLDDGGKLTEKFIGIANIESKDVAEVAKGYERVIRPRFADAKFFFDEDLKQGLESMGDGLKTVTYQAKLGSVADKVARVVALAEAIAPQVGAEPILAKRAAQLAKNDLQSRMVNEFPELQGIAGRHYAVTGGESPDVALAIDEAYQPRFGGDDIALSALGKVLAIAERLDTLAGGFAAGLKPTGNKDPFALRRNALGMARTIIESGFELDLRALLTQANAALAPRNVQADIGELYDFILERLRGYYADKGVPAAHFNAVAELKPASLYDFDRRIDAIGTFASLPEAPALAAANKRIGNILRKADIDIPGQIDPALLQEDAERALAEAVAAAIDDTGASLQQKDYIRVLERLARLRPQVDAFFDQVMVNADDLAVRGNRLALLKRLADRFDAVASLAQL